A single window of Methylobacterium nodulans ORS 2060 DNA harbors:
- a CDS encoding DUF599 domain-containing protein, with product MGDFSSLDLAAVVTFLVAWIGYSAAVEKRPRSRESLNQIMNRYRHAWTDQLAMRENRVVDTTINASLQNGTAFFASTSLIALGSVLTLTRSADDVLTLFATLPFGMQTTRTTWEIKVAGLALIFVYAFFKFAWAYRLFNYGAILIGAVPPRGSDPEEIGRAAGRAARMNVVAGGHFNHGQRAFFFALAYLGWFVSPYVLFATTAAVVYVMGRRQFTSDALRALQDTDEPGPPR from the coding sequence GTGGGCGACTTCTCCTCTCTCGATCTCGCCGCAGTGGTGACCTTCCTCGTCGCCTGGATCGGCTACAGCGCCGCGGTCGAGAAGCGGCCCAGGAGCCGGGAGAGCCTCAACCAGATAATGAACCGGTATAGGCACGCCTGGACCGATCAGCTCGCTATGCGCGAGAACCGGGTGGTCGACACCACCATCAACGCCTCGCTGCAGAACGGCACCGCCTTCTTCGCCTCGACCTCGCTGATCGCGCTCGGCAGCGTGCTGACGCTGACGCGCTCGGCCGACGACGTGCTCACCCTGTTCGCCACCCTGCCCTTCGGCATGCAGACCACCCGCACCACCTGGGAGATCAAGGTGGCGGGGCTGGCGCTGATCTTCGTCTATGCGTTTTTCAAGTTCGCCTGGGCCTACCGGCTGTTCAACTACGGCGCCATCCTGATCGGCGCGGTGCCGCCGCGCGGCAGCGACCCGGAGGAAATCGGCCGCGCCGCAGGCCGCGCCGCGCGCATGAACGTGGTCGCGGGCGGCCACTTCAACCACGGCCAGCGGGCCTTCTTCTTCGCGCTCGCCTATCTGGGCTGGTTCGTCAGCCCCTACGTGCTGTTCGCCACCACGGCCGCCGTGGTCTATGTGATGGGGCGTCGCCAGTTCACCTCCGATGCGCTCCGCGCCCTGCAGGACACCGATGAGCCCGGACCGCCCCGATGA
- a CDS encoding DUF3253 domain-containing protein — protein sequence MSPDRPDDAAIAETLLRLVEERGPGRSVCPSEVARALGGPHPEGWSPLMQPVRREAVRLMKQGRIAILRKGRVVPDPDDFRGVYRLALPR from the coding sequence ATGAGCCCGGACCGCCCCGATGACGCCGCCATCGCCGAGACCCTGCTCCGGCTCGTGGAGGAGCGGGGGCCCGGCCGGAGCGTCTGCCCCTCGGAGGTCGCCCGCGCGCTCGGCGGGCCGCATCCGGAGGGCTGGAGCCCGCTGATGCAGCCGGTCCGCCGGGAGGCGGTGCGTCTGATGAAGCAGGGCCGGATCGCGATTCTGCGCAAGGGGCGCGTGGTTCCCGATCCGGACGATTTTCGCGGCGTCTACCGCCTCGCGCTGCCGCGCTGA
- a CDS encoding acylphosphatase, with amino-acid sequence MGNRTVKVVISGRVQGVGFRAWTRGEAARRGLSGHVRNRPDGTVEALLAGPSDAVEQMIAALRGGPVGARVTAVAVEAASEAPPAGFIILRG; translated from the coding sequence ATGGGGAATAGAACCGTCAAGGTCGTGATCAGCGGCCGCGTGCAGGGCGTGGGCTTCCGGGCCTGGACGCGCGGGGAGGCAGCGCGGCGCGGTCTGTCGGGGCATGTGCGCAACCGACCGGATGGGACCGTGGAGGCGCTCCTCGCCGGGCCGTCCGACGCGGTGGAGCAGATGATCGCGGCGCTCCGCGGCGGTCCCGTGGGCGCCCGCGTCACCGCCGTCGCGGTCGAGGCGGCGTCCGAGGCCCCGCCCGCCGGCTTCATCATCCTGCGCGGGTGA